A stretch of Electrophorus electricus isolate fEleEle1 chromosome 3, fEleEle1.pri, whole genome shotgun sequence DNA encodes these proteins:
- the blk gene encoding tyrosine-protein kinase Blk isoform X1, with amino-acid sequence MGSTCSGQRKQEGKGHINNNSAAYTHSHPREHGQLGTTYDENIVIAQYDFEPTSDSDLPFKKGEKLNIIQEKGDWWLAKSLITGDEGYIPCTYVARAHTLEVEKWFFKDLSRRDTERILLAPGNKAGSFLVRESETTPGSFSLSIRDLTPESGDIVKHYKIRTLDHGGYYISASLTFSSLRDLVQHYSRSADGLCQRLGSPCKSAAPQRPWAQDDWEIPRETLKMVKKLGAGQFGEVWMGYYKNNQKVAIKTLKEGTMEPAAFLQEANLMKKLQHVRLVRLHAVVTQEPILIVTEFMANGSLLDFLKTTDGKKLKLPKLIDMTAQIAEGMAYIERKNYIHRDLRAANILVSETLHCKIADFGLARIIESEYTAHEGAKFPIKWTAPEAINFGTFSIKSDVWSFGVLLTEIVTYGRVPYPGMTNPEVIRNLDRMYRMPCPDGCPEELYNIMLLSWRQKPEERPTFDYLQDTLNDFFIATEGQYEMQP; translated from the exons ATGGGCAGTACTTGCAGTGGTCAGAGGAAACAAGAAGGAAAAGGACATATAAATAATAACTCAGCGGCCTACACCCATTCTCAC CCAAGAGAACATGGACAGCTTGGCACGACCTATG ATGAAAATATTGTCATCGCTCAGTATGACTTTGAACCAACCAGTGATAGCGACCTTCCATTTaagaaaggagaaaaactcAATATCATTCAGGA AAAAGGTGACTGGTGGTTAGCTAAATCTCTGATCACTGGAGATGAGGGATACATACCATGTACATATGTCGCCCGAGCCCACACATTGGAGGTTGAGAA ATGGTTCTTCAAGGATCTGAGCCGCAGAGACACGGAGCGTATTCTGCTAGCCCCAGGCAACAAAGCCGGGTCGTTCCTTGTGCGAGAGAGTGAGACGACTCCAG GTTCATTCTCCCTGTCCATAAGGGACTTGACTCCAGAGAGTGGGGACATAGTCAAGCACTATAAGATCCGCACCCTTGACCATGGTGGATACTACATCTCCGCCAGCTTGACCTTCTCCTCCCTGAGGGATCTTGTTCAGCACTACTCCA gATCAGCTGATGGGCTGTGTCAGAGGCTGGGAAGTCCCTGTAAATCTGCAGCACCTCAGAGGCCCTGGGCCCAGGATGACTGGGAGATCCCAAGGGAAACACTGAAGATGGTGAAGAAACTCGGTGCTGGGCAATTTGGAGAAGTCTGGATGG GCTACTATAAAAACAACCAGAAGGTGGCTATTAAGACGCTAAAAGAGGGAACCATGGAGCCAGCGGCCTTCCTCCAGGAGGCCAACCTTATGAAGAAACTGCAGCACGTCAGGCTTGTGAGACTACATGCCGTAGTAACACAGGAGCCCATTCTCATAGTCACAGAGTTCATGGCAAACG GGAGCTTATTAGATTTTCTGAAAACCACGGATGGCAAGAAACTTAAATTGCCCAAGTTAATAGACATGACAGCTCAG ATTGCAGAGGGTATGGCCTATATTGAAAGAAAGAATTATATTCACAGAGACCTTCGTGCAGCCAACATACTTGTATCAGAGACCTTGCACTGTAAAATAGCTGACTTTGGTTTGGCCAGGATTATAGAGTCTGAATACACCGCACATGAAG GTGCAAAGTTCCCAATTAAGTGGACAGCACCCGAAGCTATCAATTTTGGTACCTTTAGTATCAAGTCAGATGTCTGGTCCTTTGGCGTTCTCCTTACTGAGATAGTCACCTATGGAAGAGTGCCTTATCCAG GCATGACAAATCCTGAAGTGATCCGGAACTTGGACCGGATGTACAGGATGCCGTGCCCAGATGGCTGCCCTGAGGAGCTGTACAACATCATGCTCCTGTCCTGGAGACAGAAGCCAGAGGAGAGACCCACATTCGACTACTTGCAGGACACACTCAATGACTTTTTTATCGCCACTGAGGGGCAGTATGAGATGCAGCCTTAG
- the blk gene encoding tyrosine-protein kinase Blk isoform X2, which translates to MDSLARPMMKILSSLSMTLNQPVIATFHLRKEKNSISFRSDWWLAKSLITGDEGYIPCTYVARAHTLEVEKWFFKDLSRRDTERILLAPGNKAGSFLVRESETTPGSFSLSIRDLTPESGDIVKHYKIRTLDHGGYYISASLTFSSLRDLVQHYSRSADGLCQRLGSPCKSAAPQRPWAQDDWEIPRETLKMVKKLGAGQFGEVWMGYYKNNQKVAIKTLKEGTMEPAAFLQEANLMKKLQHVRLVRLHAVVTQEPILIVTEFMANGSLLDFLKTTDGKKLKLPKLIDMTAQIAEGMAYIERKNYIHRDLRAANILVSETLHCKIADFGLARIIESEYTAHEGAKFPIKWTAPEAINFGTFSIKSDVWSFGVLLTEIVTYGRVPYPGMTNPEVIRNLDRMYRMPCPDGCPEELYNIMLLSWRQKPEERPTFDYLQDTLNDFFIATEGQYEMQP; encoded by the exons ATGGACAGCTTGGCACGACCTATG ATGAAAATATTGTCATCGCTCAGTATGACTTTGAACCAACCAGTGATAGCGACCTTCCATTTaagaaaggagaaaaactcAATATCATTCAGGA GTGACTGGTGGTTAGCTAAATCTCTGATCACTGGAGATGAGGGATACATACCATGTACATATGTCGCCCGAGCCCACACATTGGAGGTTGAGAA ATGGTTCTTCAAGGATCTGAGCCGCAGAGACACGGAGCGTATTCTGCTAGCCCCAGGCAACAAAGCCGGGTCGTTCCTTGTGCGAGAGAGTGAGACGACTCCAG GTTCATTCTCCCTGTCCATAAGGGACTTGACTCCAGAGAGTGGGGACATAGTCAAGCACTATAAGATCCGCACCCTTGACCATGGTGGATACTACATCTCCGCCAGCTTGACCTTCTCCTCCCTGAGGGATCTTGTTCAGCACTACTCCA gATCAGCTGATGGGCTGTGTCAGAGGCTGGGAAGTCCCTGTAAATCTGCAGCACCTCAGAGGCCCTGGGCCCAGGATGACTGGGAGATCCCAAGGGAAACACTGAAGATGGTGAAGAAACTCGGTGCTGGGCAATTTGGAGAAGTCTGGATGG GCTACTATAAAAACAACCAGAAGGTGGCTATTAAGACGCTAAAAGAGGGAACCATGGAGCCAGCGGCCTTCCTCCAGGAGGCCAACCTTATGAAGAAACTGCAGCACGTCAGGCTTGTGAGACTACATGCCGTAGTAACACAGGAGCCCATTCTCATAGTCACAGAGTTCATGGCAAACG GGAGCTTATTAGATTTTCTGAAAACCACGGATGGCAAGAAACTTAAATTGCCCAAGTTAATAGACATGACAGCTCAG ATTGCAGAGGGTATGGCCTATATTGAAAGAAAGAATTATATTCACAGAGACCTTCGTGCAGCCAACATACTTGTATCAGAGACCTTGCACTGTAAAATAGCTGACTTTGGTTTGGCCAGGATTATAGAGTCTGAATACACCGCACATGAAG GTGCAAAGTTCCCAATTAAGTGGACAGCACCCGAAGCTATCAATTTTGGTACCTTTAGTATCAAGTCAGATGTCTGGTCCTTTGGCGTTCTCCTTACTGAGATAGTCACCTATGGAAGAGTGCCTTATCCAG GCATGACAAATCCTGAAGTGATCCGGAACTTGGACCGGATGTACAGGATGCCGTGCCCAGATGGCTGCCCTGAGGAGCTGTACAACATCATGCTCCTGTCCTGGAGACAGAAGCCAGAGGAGAGACCCACATTCGACTACTTGCAGGACACACTCAATGACTTTTTTATCGCCACTGAGGGGCAGTATGAGATGCAGCCTTAG